The Dioscorea cayenensis subsp. rotundata cultivar TDr96_F1 chromosome 7, TDr96_F1_v2_PseudoChromosome.rev07_lg8_w22 25.fasta, whole genome shotgun sequence genome includes a region encoding these proteins:
- the LOC120264931 gene encoding glycosylphosphatidylinositol anchor attachment 1 protein isoform X4, protein MPAEKDEAKEPRARPRLIIFMASFLVSHSTLFSVVCCIAGLIALLLLPILAKSTYISENALMPGSANPVFSGQDVSEASRLVKDITETQKMGKTTGIEIQRLIIQRMADVGAEVYYHKFQSQSNQFHPFRFFSCDSNSAVTESNSNTSNGLNTVGIIRAPRGDGKEAIVLVTPYNSEYVKLNDALSLGLGFSIFSHLSRVSWLAKDILWLAADSRYGEYSSVSAWLKDYHNPVFFSSENVDANVTHDKDFLNMENKNMLNGRNVDVFKRAGTMAAAMVFKVGEAMERDPRDILTIYAEASNGQMPNLDLINVVHYLAVHRQGFRVNIGKLASLVNSAWLNLVGQILEWLGNLAKNLNPKWNFGISSADYAEGAATVASSMYHQALGVPTGSHGAFRDYQVDAITFSFSSRFYLNNENMQSSFILRGG, encoded by the exons ATGCCCGCCGAGAAGGATGAAGCCAAGGAGCCCCGGGCGCGCCCCAGACTCATCATCTTTATGGCTTCTTTCCTCGTTTCTCACAGTACTCTCTTCAG TGTGGTGTGCTGCATCGCCGGGTTGATTGCGCTTTTGCTTCTTCCTATCCTGGCCAAGAGCACCTATATATCAGAGAACGCTCTTATGCCTG GTTCTGCTAATCCTGTATTTTCTGGCCAAGATGTATCAGAGGCAAGCAGACTTGTTAAGGATATTACTGAAACACAAAAAATGGGAAAGACGACAGGGAT AgaaattcaaagattaattatACAGCGTATGGCTGATGTGGGTGCTGAAGTCTATTACCACAAGTTCCAGTCGCAAAGCAATCAGTTTCACCCTTTTCGCTTTTTCTCTTGCGACTCCAATTCAGCAGTGACAGAAAGTAATAGTAATACTTCAAATGGTCTCAATACTGTGGGTATAATACGTGCTCCTCGTGGTGATGGTAAAGAAGCCATAGTTTTAGTGACTCCATACAATTCAGAATATGTCAAACTAAATGACGCATTATCCTTAGGCCTTGGTTTTTCGATCTTTTCACACCTTAGCCGTGTTTCATGGTTAGCAAAGGATATTTTGTGGCTGGCTGCTGATTCACGATATGGGGAATATTCCTCTGTTTCTGCATGGCTGAAAGATTACCATAACCCTGTTTTCTTCAGTTCAGAGAATGTAGATGCAAACGTAACTCATGATAAAGATTTTCTTAACATGGAGAATAAGAACATGTTAAATGGGAGAAATGTTGACGTGTTCAAACGTGCGGGCACAATGGCTGCTGCCATGGTGTTTAAGGTTGGTGAGGCGATGGAAAGAGATCCAAGGGATATTCTTACAATTTATGCGGAGGCGTCCAATGGCCAGATGCCAAACTTAGACCTTATCAATGTTGTCCATTATTTAGCTGTTCACAGACAAGGTTTTCGTGTAAACATTGGGAAACTAGCTTCTTTAGTAAACTCTGCATGGCTTAATCTTGTTGGCCAAATTCTGGAATGGCTTGGTAACTTAGCGAAAAATCTTAACCCAAAATGGAactttggcatttcatcagctgATTACGCTGAGGGGGCGGCTACAGTTGCAAGCTCAATGTATCATCAG GCACTTGGTGTGCCTACTGGTTCACATGGTGCTTTCCGTGATTATCAAGTGGATGCAATTACTTTTAGCTTTTCATCCAGATTCTATCTGAATaatgaaaacatgcaatcttCCTTTATTTTGAGAGGTG GTTGA
- the LOC120264931 gene encoding glycosylphosphatidylinositol anchor attachment 1 protein isoform X1 yields the protein MPAEKDEAKEPRARPRLIIFMASFLVSHSTLFSVVCCIAGLIALLLLPILAKSTYISENALMPGSANPVFSGQDVSEASRLVKDITETQKMGKTTGIEIQRLIIQRMADVGAEVYYHKFQSQSNQFHPFRFFSCDSNSAVTESNSNTSNGLNTVGIIRAPRGDGKEAIVLVTPYNSEYVKLNDALSLGLGFSIFSHLSRVSWLAKDILWLAADSRYGEYSSVSAWLKDYHNPVFFSSENVDANVTHDKDFLNMENKNMLNGRNVDVFKRAGTMAAAMVFKVGEAMERDPRDILTIYAEASNGQMPNLDLINVVHYLAVHRQGFRVNIGKLASLVNSAWLNLVGQILEWLGNLAKNLNPKWNFGISSADYAEGAATVASSMYHQALGVPTGSHGAFRDYQVDAITFSFSSRFYLNNENMQSSFILRGGRLIEGVIRSVNNLLEKFHQSFFLYMMTAPNKFVSVGVYMIGFALLALPLPVVAASLFLNHKATGFTGTEEAKIAFGSWQWLYAAKTVLMIDLWALIASLMPYFISQIPNISPTESTLLWVALSVSILAVLYVILGSPYSHSGNVEWQTLKAFVIASVTIGMGLMSIINFATAQIGALLIVPMCLVVRPLKKHMQGALILRALSLVCNLVMVVIGFPPAALLLMKGFSEGFEGVGIGAVWEVAEFLWVWNSATYLYVFLVHLPCWVLCIHILLHP from the exons ATGCCCGCCGAGAAGGATGAAGCCAAGGAGCCCCGGGCGCGCCCCAGACTCATCATCTTTATGGCTTCTTTCCTCGTTTCTCACAGTACTCTCTTCAG TGTGGTGTGCTGCATCGCCGGGTTGATTGCGCTTTTGCTTCTTCCTATCCTGGCCAAGAGCACCTATATATCAGAGAACGCTCTTATGCCTG GTTCTGCTAATCCTGTATTTTCTGGCCAAGATGTATCAGAGGCAAGCAGACTTGTTAAGGATATTACTGAAACACAAAAAATGGGAAAGACGACAGGGAT AgaaattcaaagattaattatACAGCGTATGGCTGATGTGGGTGCTGAAGTCTATTACCACAAGTTCCAGTCGCAAAGCAATCAGTTTCACCCTTTTCGCTTTTTCTCTTGCGACTCCAATTCAGCAGTGACAGAAAGTAATAGTAATACTTCAAATGGTCTCAATACTGTGGGTATAATACGTGCTCCTCGTGGTGATGGTAAAGAAGCCATAGTTTTAGTGACTCCATACAATTCAGAATATGTCAAACTAAATGACGCATTATCCTTAGGCCTTGGTTTTTCGATCTTTTCACACCTTAGCCGTGTTTCATGGTTAGCAAAGGATATTTTGTGGCTGGCTGCTGATTCACGATATGGGGAATATTCCTCTGTTTCTGCATGGCTGAAAGATTACCATAACCCTGTTTTCTTCAGTTCAGAGAATGTAGATGCAAACGTAACTCATGATAAAGATTTTCTTAACATGGAGAATAAGAACATGTTAAATGGGAGAAATGTTGACGTGTTCAAACGTGCGGGCACAATGGCTGCTGCCATGGTGTTTAAGGTTGGTGAGGCGATGGAAAGAGATCCAAGGGATATTCTTACAATTTATGCGGAGGCGTCCAATGGCCAGATGCCAAACTTAGACCTTATCAATGTTGTCCATTATTTAGCTGTTCACAGACAAGGTTTTCGTGTAAACATTGGGAAACTAGCTTCTTTAGTAAACTCTGCATGGCTTAATCTTGTTGGCCAAATTCTGGAATGGCTTGGTAACTTAGCGAAAAATCTTAACCCAAAATGGAactttggcatttcatcagctgATTACGCTGAGGGGGCGGCTACAGTTGCAAGCTCAATGTATCATCAG GCACTTGGTGTGCCTACTGGTTCACATGGTGCTTTCCGTGATTATCAAGTGGATGCAATTACTTTTAGCTTTTCATCCAGATTCTATCTGAATaatgaaaacatgcaatcttCCTTTATTTTGAGAGGTGGTAG GTTGATTGAAGGAGTCATACGTTCTGTGAATAACCTCCTTGAAAAGTTTCACCAGTCATTTTTCCTATATATGATGACTGCTCCAAACAAGTTTGTGTCAGTTGGAGTCTATATGATCGGGTTTGCCCTACTTGCACTTCCACTTCCTGTTGTCGCTGCTTCACTTTTTCTAAACCATAAAGCCACAGGCTTTACTGGCACTGAGGAGGCAAAAATTGCTTTTGGATCATGGCAATGGCTTTATGCAGCGAAAACTGTGCTTATGATAGACCTATGGGCTTTGATTGCGTCACTAATGCCGTATTTTATTTCCCAAATCCCAAACATAAGCCCCACCGAGAGCACGCTTCTATGGGTTGCACTCTCTGTTTCTATCCTGGCCGTCTTGTATGTGATCTTGGGTTCCCCTTATTCACATTCGGGTAATGTTGAATGGCAAACTCTTAAAGCCTTTGTGATTGCTTCTGTTACTATAGGTATGGGCCTTATGTCGATCATTAATTTTGCAACAGCTCAGATTGGTGCGTTGCTCATTGTTCCTATGTGCTTAGTAGTTCGTCCTTTGAAGAAGCATATGCAGGGAGCTCTAATTCTTAGAGCCCTTTCCCTAGTCTGTAATCTTGTTATGGTGGTTATTGGATTCCCTCCTGCTGCTTTATTGTTAATGAAGGGCTTCTCTGAAGGATTTGAAGGAGTTGGTATCGGTGCCGTCTGGGAAGTAGCAGAATTCCTTTGGGTTTGGAATAGTGCTACTTATCTATACGTGTTTCTCGTGCACCTTCCTTGTTGGGTTCTCTGCATTCATATATTACTGCACCCATGA
- the LOC120264931 gene encoding glycosylphosphatidylinositol anchor attachment 1 protein isoform X3: MPAEKDEAKEPRARPRLIIFMASFLVSHSTLFSVVCCIAGLIALLLLPILAKSTYISENALMPGSANPVFSGQDVSEASRLVKDITETQKMGKTTGIEIQRLIIQRMADVGAEVYYHKFQSQSNQFHPFRFFSCDSNSAVTESNSNTSNGLNTVGIIRAPRGDGKEAIVLVTPYNSEYVKLNDALSLGLGFSIFSHLSRVSWLAKDILWLAADSRYGEYSSVSAWLKDYHNPVFFSSENVDANVTHDKDFLNMENKNMLNGRNVDVFKRAGTMAAAMVFKVGEAMERDPRDILTIYAEASNGQMPNLDLINVVHYLAVHRQGFRVNIGKLASLVNSAWLNLVGQILEWLGNLAKNLNPKWNFGISSADYAEGAATVASSMYHQALGVPTGSHGAFRDYQVDAITFSFSSRFYLNNENMQSSFILRGGRLIEGVIRSVNNLLEKFHQSFFLYMMTAPNKFVSVGVYMIGFALLALPLPVVAASLFLNHKATGFTGTEEAKIAFGSWQWLYAAKTVLMIDLWALIASLMPYFISQIPNISPTESTLLWVALSVSILAVLYVILGSPYSHSDWCVAHCSYVLSSSSFEEAYAGSSNS, from the exons ATGCCCGCCGAGAAGGATGAAGCCAAGGAGCCCCGGGCGCGCCCCAGACTCATCATCTTTATGGCTTCTTTCCTCGTTTCTCACAGTACTCTCTTCAG TGTGGTGTGCTGCATCGCCGGGTTGATTGCGCTTTTGCTTCTTCCTATCCTGGCCAAGAGCACCTATATATCAGAGAACGCTCTTATGCCTG GTTCTGCTAATCCTGTATTTTCTGGCCAAGATGTATCAGAGGCAAGCAGACTTGTTAAGGATATTACTGAAACACAAAAAATGGGAAAGACGACAGGGAT AgaaattcaaagattaattatACAGCGTATGGCTGATGTGGGTGCTGAAGTCTATTACCACAAGTTCCAGTCGCAAAGCAATCAGTTTCACCCTTTTCGCTTTTTCTCTTGCGACTCCAATTCAGCAGTGACAGAAAGTAATAGTAATACTTCAAATGGTCTCAATACTGTGGGTATAATACGTGCTCCTCGTGGTGATGGTAAAGAAGCCATAGTTTTAGTGACTCCATACAATTCAGAATATGTCAAACTAAATGACGCATTATCCTTAGGCCTTGGTTTTTCGATCTTTTCACACCTTAGCCGTGTTTCATGGTTAGCAAAGGATATTTTGTGGCTGGCTGCTGATTCACGATATGGGGAATATTCCTCTGTTTCTGCATGGCTGAAAGATTACCATAACCCTGTTTTCTTCAGTTCAGAGAATGTAGATGCAAACGTAACTCATGATAAAGATTTTCTTAACATGGAGAATAAGAACATGTTAAATGGGAGAAATGTTGACGTGTTCAAACGTGCGGGCACAATGGCTGCTGCCATGGTGTTTAAGGTTGGTGAGGCGATGGAAAGAGATCCAAGGGATATTCTTACAATTTATGCGGAGGCGTCCAATGGCCAGATGCCAAACTTAGACCTTATCAATGTTGTCCATTATTTAGCTGTTCACAGACAAGGTTTTCGTGTAAACATTGGGAAACTAGCTTCTTTAGTAAACTCTGCATGGCTTAATCTTGTTGGCCAAATTCTGGAATGGCTTGGTAACTTAGCGAAAAATCTTAACCCAAAATGGAactttggcatttcatcagctgATTACGCTGAGGGGGCGGCTACAGTTGCAAGCTCAATGTATCATCAG GCACTTGGTGTGCCTACTGGTTCACATGGTGCTTTCCGTGATTATCAAGTGGATGCAATTACTTTTAGCTTTTCATCCAGATTCTATCTGAATaatgaaaacatgcaatcttCCTTTATTTTGAGAGGTGGTAG GTTGATTGAAGGAGTCATACGTTCTGTGAATAACCTCCTTGAAAAGTTTCACCAGTCATTTTTCCTATATATGATGACTGCTCCAAACAAGTTTGTGTCAGTTGGAGTCTATATGATCGGGTTTGCCCTACTTGCACTTCCACTTCCTGTTGTCGCTGCTTCACTTTTTCTAAACCATAAAGCCACAGGCTTTACTGGCACTGAGGAGGCAAAAATTGCTTTTGGATCATGGCAATGGCTTTATGCAGCGAAAACTGTGCTTATGATAGACCTATGGGCTTTGATTGCGTCACTAATGCCGTATTTTATTTCCCAAATCCCAAACATAAGCCCCACCGAGAGCACGCTTCTATGGGTTGCACTCTCTGTTTCTATCCTGGCCGTCTTGTATGTGATCTTGGGTTCCCCTTATTCACATTCGG ATTGGTGCGTTGCTCATTGTTCCTATGTGCTTAGTAGTTCGTCCTTTGAAGAAGCATATGCAGGGAGCTCTAATTCTTAG
- the LOC120264281 gene encoding ATP synthase mitochondrial F1 complex assembly factor 2, with protein MASPWSRIAIPLRRLLSSQPPFRLLSTAAAKPEPSPESSESSPKGNINGDDAIFVKGPSSMGSATRDGTSVTMPMSFMTGSIVGKRFYKEVTTRLAEDGNGWTVMLDYRTLKTPSKRQLKLPTLALAKAIAAEWEYQQADGIRPFTMPMMKLACTALERVPLTRNKVVENLMKKFHQDLVFCRAPGDSDLTRRVYERQVEKLDPILDWVQTEFGFKPTVHSSFFGVKQEDCLVKVIEDVLKRTTDYELAAIDAMAAASHSLIIPLGMFHGRLGIEEAIELIRLEEDLQVDRWGLVEGGHDVDIADLQVQISSAAVFLGLSRKL; from the exons ATGGCTTCTCCTTGGTCTCGGATCGCAATTCCTCTCCGCCGTCTCCTCTCCTCTCAACCGCCCTTCCGCCTCCTCTCCACCGCTGCCGCTAAACCTGAACCATCTCCCGAGTCCTCCGAATCCTCACCAAAGGGCAACATCAATGGCGACGATGCGATATTCGTGAAGGGGCCGTCGTCAATGGGGTCGGCGACGCGAGATGGTACGTCGGTGACCATGCCCATGTCCTTCATGACTGGCTCCATCGTTGGCAAGCGCTTCTACAAGGAGGTCACTACAAGACTGGCCGAGGATGGAAATGGGTGGACGGTGATGCTGGACTATAGAACCCTCAAGACGCCGTCCAAAAGGCAGCTCAAACTCCCCACTCTCGCCCTCGCCAAGGCCATTGCCGCTGAGTGGGAGTACCAG CAAGCAGATGGGATCAGGCCCTTCACAATGCCGATGATGAAACTTGCTTGTACTGCTCTAGAAAGAGTTCCACTTACACGGAATAAAGTCGTTgaaaatttgatgaagaaatttcatcaAGATTTGGTATTTTGCCGAGCTCCTGGGGATAGTGATCTGACAAGAAGAGTTTATG AAAGGCAAGTGGAGAAATTGGACCCTATACTTGACTGGGTACAAACTGAGTTTGGATTTAAACCAACTGTTCATTCCAGCTTTTTTGGTGTGAAGCAAGAGGACTGTCTTGTTAAAGTTATTGAAGATGTTTTGAAGCGAACTACTGATTATGAATTAGCAGCTATCGATGCAATGGCTGCCGCTTCACATTCTTTAATCATTCCTCTTGGAATGTTTCATGGGAGGTTGGGGATTGAGGAGGCCATTGAACTGATTAGGCTTGAAGAAGATCTACAG gTTGACAggtggggcttagttgaagGTGGTCATGATGTTGATATTGCTGATCTCCAGGTGCAAATTTCCTCGGCGGCTGTGTTTCTTGGACTTTCTCGGAAACTTTAA
- the LOC120264931 gene encoding glycosylphosphatidylinositol anchor attachment 1 protein isoform X2, producing the protein MPAEKDEAKEPRARPRLIIFMASFLVSHSTLFSVVCCIAGLIALLLLPILAKSTYISENALMPGSANPVFSGQDVSEASRLVKDITETQKMGKTTGIEIQRLIIQRMADVGAEVYYHKFQSQSNQFHPFRFFSCDSNSAVTESNSNTSNGLNTVGIIRAPRGDGKEAIVLVTPYNSEYVKLNDALSLGLGFSIFSHLSRVSWLAKDILWLAADSRYGEYSSVSAWLKDYHNPVFFSSENVDANVTHDKDFLNMENKNMLNGRNVDVFKRAGTMAAAMVFKVGEAMERDPRDILTIYAEASNGQMPNLDLINVVHYLAVHRQGFRVNIGKLASLVNSAWLNLVGQILEWLGNLAKNLNPKWNFGISSADYAEGAATVASSMYHQALGVPTGSHGAFRDYQVDAITFSFSSRFYLNNENMQSSFILRGGRLIEGVIRSVNNLLEKFHQSFFLYMMTAPNKFVSVGVYMIGFALLALPLPVVAASLFLNHKATGFTGTEEAKIAFGSWQWLYAAKTVLMIDLWALIASLMPYFISQIPNISPTESTLLWVALSVSILAVLYVILGSPYSHSAQIGALLIVPMCLVVRPLKKHMQGALILRALSLVCNLVMVVIGFPPAALLLMKGFSEGFEGVGIGAVWEVAEFLWVWNSATYLYVFLVHLPCWVLCIHILLHP; encoded by the exons ATGCCCGCCGAGAAGGATGAAGCCAAGGAGCCCCGGGCGCGCCCCAGACTCATCATCTTTATGGCTTCTTTCCTCGTTTCTCACAGTACTCTCTTCAG TGTGGTGTGCTGCATCGCCGGGTTGATTGCGCTTTTGCTTCTTCCTATCCTGGCCAAGAGCACCTATATATCAGAGAACGCTCTTATGCCTG GTTCTGCTAATCCTGTATTTTCTGGCCAAGATGTATCAGAGGCAAGCAGACTTGTTAAGGATATTACTGAAACACAAAAAATGGGAAAGACGACAGGGAT AgaaattcaaagattaattatACAGCGTATGGCTGATGTGGGTGCTGAAGTCTATTACCACAAGTTCCAGTCGCAAAGCAATCAGTTTCACCCTTTTCGCTTTTTCTCTTGCGACTCCAATTCAGCAGTGACAGAAAGTAATAGTAATACTTCAAATGGTCTCAATACTGTGGGTATAATACGTGCTCCTCGTGGTGATGGTAAAGAAGCCATAGTTTTAGTGACTCCATACAATTCAGAATATGTCAAACTAAATGACGCATTATCCTTAGGCCTTGGTTTTTCGATCTTTTCACACCTTAGCCGTGTTTCATGGTTAGCAAAGGATATTTTGTGGCTGGCTGCTGATTCACGATATGGGGAATATTCCTCTGTTTCTGCATGGCTGAAAGATTACCATAACCCTGTTTTCTTCAGTTCAGAGAATGTAGATGCAAACGTAACTCATGATAAAGATTTTCTTAACATGGAGAATAAGAACATGTTAAATGGGAGAAATGTTGACGTGTTCAAACGTGCGGGCACAATGGCTGCTGCCATGGTGTTTAAGGTTGGTGAGGCGATGGAAAGAGATCCAAGGGATATTCTTACAATTTATGCGGAGGCGTCCAATGGCCAGATGCCAAACTTAGACCTTATCAATGTTGTCCATTATTTAGCTGTTCACAGACAAGGTTTTCGTGTAAACATTGGGAAACTAGCTTCTTTAGTAAACTCTGCATGGCTTAATCTTGTTGGCCAAATTCTGGAATGGCTTGGTAACTTAGCGAAAAATCTTAACCCAAAATGGAactttggcatttcatcagctgATTACGCTGAGGGGGCGGCTACAGTTGCAAGCTCAATGTATCATCAG GCACTTGGTGTGCCTACTGGTTCACATGGTGCTTTCCGTGATTATCAAGTGGATGCAATTACTTTTAGCTTTTCATCCAGATTCTATCTGAATaatgaaaacatgcaatcttCCTTTATTTTGAGAGGTGGTAG GTTGATTGAAGGAGTCATACGTTCTGTGAATAACCTCCTTGAAAAGTTTCACCAGTCATTTTTCCTATATATGATGACTGCTCCAAACAAGTTTGTGTCAGTTGGAGTCTATATGATCGGGTTTGCCCTACTTGCACTTCCACTTCCTGTTGTCGCTGCTTCACTTTTTCTAAACCATAAAGCCACAGGCTTTACTGGCACTGAGGAGGCAAAAATTGCTTTTGGATCATGGCAATGGCTTTATGCAGCGAAAACTGTGCTTATGATAGACCTATGGGCTTTGATTGCGTCACTAATGCCGTATTTTATTTCCCAAATCCCAAACATAAGCCCCACCGAGAGCACGCTTCTATGGGTTGCACTCTCTGTTTCTATCCTGGCCGTCTTGTATGTGATCTTGGGTTCCCCTTATTCACATTCGG CTCAGATTGGTGCGTTGCTCATTGTTCCTATGTGCTTAGTAGTTCGTCCTTTGAAGAAGCATATGCAGGGAGCTCTAATTCTTAGAGCCCTTTCCCTAGTCTGTAATCTTGTTATGGTGGTTATTGGATTCCCTCCTGCTGCTTTATTGTTAATGAAGGGCTTCTCTGAAGGATTTGAAGGAGTTGGTATCGGTGCCGTCTGGGAAGTAGCAGAATTCCTTTGGGTTTGGAATAGTGCTACTTATCTATACGTGTTTCTCGTGCACCTTCCTTGTTGGGTTCTCTGCATTCATATATTACTGCACCCATGA